ttgctgttctgatgtccagaagcgcttttcggtcataagaaacggtagcagcaacattatctacaaaataagttacaaacaatttgaaaaaaacaaaatagcacggttggttaagagcccataaaacaacagccatcccctccggcaccATCTGATATAAACCCCTGTGAGATATatatccacactatgaggttagaataatactgtgaaattatgAAAATTATGAtattgcccttttagtgtaagagcagtttgaaaagaccgcctgaaatttctgcTTGTTTTGGTGGGGTGGAGTTTTGGCCTACCTGGTGACATCacatgaggttttgatgttggtgtgctgtgcctttttttctccacacatagtgttgtgtgttccttccaaacagctcaactttagtttaatctgtccacagaatatttttctagtagcgctgtggaacagcCAAGTGCTCTTTTGCGatcttcagacgtgcagcaatgtttttttggacagcagtggcttcttccgaggtgtcctcccatgaacactatttttctttagtgttttacgtatcgtagactcgtcaaccttgttccagagatttctggaagtctttagctgacacgctaggattcttcttaacctcattgatcATTCTGCACTGtgttcttgcagtcatctttgcaggatggccactcctagggagagtagcaacagtgctgaactttctccatttatagtatagacaatttgtcttaccaagGATTGATGAACATCaaagcttttagagatacttttgtaaccattTCCAGCttaatgcaagtcaacaattcttaagcTTAGGCAATGCTTccatgtgaatagcaaactcaaattttgtgagtgttttttatattgcagggcagctctaaccaacatctccaatctcgtctcattgattggattccaggttagctgactcctgactccaattatcttttggagaagtcattagcctaggggttcacatactttttcaaacctacactgtgaatgtttaaattatgtattcaatatagacaagaacaatacaatttgtgtgttattagtttaagccactgtttgtctattgttgtggcttagaggaagatcagatcacatttttttgaccaatttatgcagaaatccaggtaattccaaagggttcacatactttttcttgcaactGTGTTTCACAATGCCTTGAAAACGGCACatagttgtcaatggttttagcgtAGCAAATCGAATGTATTGTGACGTTTTATTGAAACCGACCTATAAGTTAGAGTTCCAATAACAGCTAggtttcagttttcccctccccactcagaccactccaagacagtcctagctaaattcttgcttaaAAAAttactctttgctaagaagcaattttttctttttgaccattttcattttttttaaatcaccagaGGTCTGGATtcaagtcacatgacttggactcaagTCTGACTTGAGTCACACATTTGATGATTTGAGACTCGACATGAAAGAAAATAAAATttcttgagacttgacttggagCCTCAAGACTCATTTTCTGGCACAGTGTCTCCCTGGATTGCTCTCTACACAGCCAGAGACCGTAGACACAAGCAGCCTCGCacttgcaaaaaaaataaaagtgcAACAGATTTGCCTAGTGATGCGCACGCGCTACCCTCTGATTGGACCAGCAAACTGTCAATCAAGACAGGTCATTTTTCATACTTGGTAAGTGTCTACATATActatttgtattttatatttataCCTTTTCCTATTTGATCTGGTTTCTAACATAGGCCTACGGTATTGCACCAAATGATTGTCTAAAAAACATATAATCTGTGCTTTAGAACCAAAAAGTTGTGCGCCTTGATTGTTGACCAGTCATCAGCATTAGCGTGCAAAAGCATGCACATATCCAGATAGCACTTATTTAATTTTCTCCAGTTTTGCCTGGTAAAAACAGAGTAAGCCTACGTTTATATTATCCATACACAAGTTatccatatactgtatacagtttAGCAATCTACTATGAACGCATCTTTGCCAGAACAATAACATTAGGCGGCCTGGCGATTTCATTGATCATTTTCAAATTTCAGATAGTTCTTGTGTTGGTAGCTACTGGCTATATATCTGATagctgtgctaattagctatctagcttgCTCCGCATTCCTGTGTAACTGAAGTGTAGTTTCATCGGAAGGAAGcacccatagctgtatggatctgtacccatagctgtatggatcagtgcccatagctgtatggatcagtgcccatagctgtatggatctgtacccCTAGCTGTATGGATCAGtgcccatagctgtatggatcagtgcccatagctgtatggatcagtgcccatagctgtatggatcagtgcccatagctgtatggatcagtgcccatagctgtatggatcagtgcccatagctgtatggatcagtgcccatagctgtatggatcagtgcccatagctgtatggatctgtacccATAGCTGTATGATTCAGTGCCCATAGCTGTATGATTCAGtgcccatagctgtatggatctgtgcccatagctgtatggatcagtgcccatagctgtatggatctgtacccatagctgtatggatctgtgccCATAGTTGTATAGATCTGtgcccatagctgtatggatctgtacccatagctgtatggatctgtgccCATAGTTGTATAGATCTGtgcccatagctgtatggatctgtgcccatagctgtatggatctttCAGGACAAGTCATTTTCTTTGAAGTTTTTTTTCCTGTTGTTGGAAGATAAGGGCCATATGTTTTGAAAGCCATATCGCAAGTGATGCCTATTAAAACACACGGTCAGGATTGTAGTTCACATGAGGCAGTAGTAGGCAAAGCTAATGTCTGAGAACTGTAGGGTGAAGCCAGAATGCTGTCTAGAGTTTTTGAAAGCTAAGACAGATCATGCTTTCCATCCGTCTCCTGCAACCTCCTAATATCCCTAGTTGATATTGGCTGACAACACCTGCACCATCTCTCTCTACTATTCGACATTTGCGCTGCACCCAATCCAATGGCTGTACAGGAAATCTGCAATCTGTTCGCTAGCACAGCGGTTCTCAAACATTTTGTAAAACTGCATTTTACACCTGTATTTTGAGAAGAAAGTTTTACACAAAATGCAGGTGTAAAATTCTGTTTTACAAACATTTTGAGAACCACTGAGCTAGTGAATAAATTGCTGATTTGTGCAGCTATAGGATCGGGTGCAGCGCAAATGTCCAATTGTAGGGAGAGACGATTGCCATAAAGATATGCAACTCCAAAAAATGTTGGTGATCAAGAATATTAaatgtttactttgcaagctCGCCAGCAGTGGGGCACCAAGCAACAACTACTAGCATAGGCCTGCAGGTCTTTTGGTATGAAATTGCTTGACATTTATAATTTACTTAATTTACTTGCATTGGGAATTTGTTGTTAAAATGTATTATTACGTATACAAAATATGTTTAGGACAAGATAATGAAAAGGGCTGTCTGGTAGCCTCAATAAATAGAcaaagatatatactgtatatattttttttcttgacTTGAGATTTGACTTCGAAAAGCTTGTGACTCTACTTGAATTGTTCTTAGAATCCACGATTTGGAGTTGACTCGAGAATCGACCTGTTCTACTTGGGACTCGACTTGAGAACCTTGACCTTGTGACTTGAGACTTGCTTGTGACTCGAACAATAGTGATTTGCTCCCACCACTGATAATcatagtaaggtacttaattgttacccagaaatgatttgatattgagataaaaactgcattggaccttttaatACCAGATACTCAAATACACATTTCTGCTATTGGGGTTAGTTCTCACCTACTGAGTTCACTATAAGTTCACTGGGTCAGTTTCACAATGGTCACGATGTTTCCATTAGATTAGGAAACCAAATCCAATCCAATGGAAGCTTTACTTAAAATATGTTTTGCAGACGGGTTTTAATACATTTCACCGTCAAACAATGTCAGCtggcaaaaatgtattaaatacaagcAGGTTAGTAGGTCTGATAAAAGTAATACAAATATTATGTATGTGTCCTAAAAGGTTATGGGTTACTTTAAATTACCATTTGGATCAATATTATAAATGCCCCCATTTTAGCACTGTCACAATGTCACCCTCAGTGTGTCTGGTTAACAGGGGTGATGATCATTGGTGCTGAATTTGAGCCATCATAATCATCAAAGGGGTTCAAGTATGGATAGAGCTTCTCTGTGAAGGTGCAGCCGGTGAAAGAGAAGATATGAGACCTGGTGTCCACGTCATAGAAGGAAACTTGACCCTCCTCATAATCCACAAACACCCCCAACTTCTCCGGCTTGCTCTTCAGTGAGAGGGAGGTATGGGGGTCTGTGCAGGCCTCATAGTCAACCTGAAAAGACAACCACACGGTCCAGAATCCTTGCTCTGGGTATAATCCACCTGTCTTTCTATTAACCGACTCTTTGGCCACTCCTACAttccacccagtcttccccttcACCTGCACCTCATAGTAGAATCTCCCCGAGGTGAAACCCTCCTTTGCCAAAACAGCTACACGACCTCTAAACCTCTTTACGTTGTAGAAGTGGTTCTGTTCAAAGTGACCTGTTCTCACTAGTTTCCCATTGTCAGATACAATGATAAGGGGATGTGCTGTATCAGGGTCCATAGTGACATCCACTGCATACTGCTGCATCCTCTTCAGCTCATCACCTTTTGACTTCTCCaatacattattcaatttctccTCAAGTTCAGAAAGTGCTCTCCTCACCTTTTTATCCAGCTGGGATATGTCTTTCTGCACATTCCACTTGCTCTGGGTAATACTGACATCAGACCAGTCCTTGGATGTAGGGGGGCACAGGGATGGCGAGCTTTGGAGGAGATGGAGATGATCCTTAGAGTGTGAGAGCTGCTCCAGCTCTGAGCatctcctctgtagctcagtgatTTCCTGCTCCAGCTCTTTAATGAGCCCCTCAGCCTGCCGCATGGTTGCTTTCTGCTTCTCTCCAATCATCTTAGACACCTCAGCCTGGCTTCTCTGCATGGAGCGGACTAGAGTGGTGAAGACCTGTtcactttcttctctctctctctctgcatctctgttGCTGAGCTCCGCTGAGTGTTTGATCTCTTTAACCTTCTGTAGGCACTTTTGGATCATCTGCTGTACTTGATTCTTTGTCCTTCCCAGCTCAGCTTTCTTCTCTCCGAACTCCTTCCTCAGAGGGACGGTGTGATGACCCTTGTGGTCTGTCACAGTGcagaactgacacacacacatttggtcAGTCCTACAGAACAGCTCCAGGGGTTTATTGTGCTTCTTGCACATCCTGTCTTCCAGGTTCTCCACAGGGTGGATCAGCTTGTGTCTCTTCAGGGCTGGGGCTATCTGATGAGGCTGCAGATGAGTCTCACAGAAAGAGGTCAGACACTCCATGCAGGACTTCAGGGCCTTGAGCTTCGTCACAGTGCAGACATCACAGGCCACTTCTCCAGGCGCAGCAGGGGACTCATCTCTGTCTCTGACTTGTATCCTCTTAAAATGATTCACAACCTCTCGGAGTGTTGTGTTGATTTTGAGCTTAGGCCTTTTGTCAAAGGTCTCCTTACACATTGGACACTGGCACTGTTCAGTGCTTTTCCAGTACCCGCTGATACAGGCCTGGCAGAAGTTGTGTCCACATGGAGTGGTGATCGGATCAGTGAGAACCTCCAGACAGATAGAGCACTGGAACTGCTCCTCTGGCAGCAGACTGTTCGAGGACGCCATATCTGGAACACAAAATAACTATAAAAGGACTTCCTGGACTTATTCATCTTTTATAGCTGTTTTTACTAAGAACAGTCCTTACTTGATACCTGTCCACCCCACAATCTTTCAGTAATGCTACCATTCACTTGACTACATGATTGAAATAACCACAAGACAGGATTTATCCCTTGCTATTCAAAGTAGTCACTACAATACATTTACTTAGATTGAATGCTTTCTTCCAATTAAAGTCTTCTTGcacaaattctctctctctccttacctgaTTATATTTGTACTTTTCTTCTTTTACGACAAAAGGGTGTCTCTGTGCAGCTGTGTAGAATGTTTTGTGAAGAGAACGTTTGTGCCGTCCTCTGCTTCTCTCATTTGCTTTCACTTCAGCAAAGTGACGTCACACAGCTCCTCAACTCTTTCCCTACTTCCCTTccatttccctctctttctctttccctccatgCTCTCTGTGTTCCCTGCTCTTAAAGGGGCAGGAAATGCAACAACTAGACCCTGCTACCCTCAAGGATTGGAGTTTCGCACCCTGGCCCTAAGCCAGCACTTGCTCTTTGATCTGTAACAGCTCTATATTTTTCGAACACCTTTGCCATAGTTTTTTTTACGCTGTTGCTTTGCAACATCCCATCAAAATAATGGCAGAAAGATTCTCTCTTTCATTTGTTGGATGTCCTGGCAGTGGGTGTGTCCCCCCTGCCCCCCccattattaattattattattagagaGAGGTAAAAGGAGAAGACAAGTGATATATCTTATTTGGTTTAAATCAATGTCACATGTTCCCCAGCTGATCTGTCTTTCAGGACAAATCATCAGTTGACAGGCAGGCAATGACAGTGACAGACTAGCCAACAGATATCAGTTTTCTTTGTTCAAATCTGTCCCCTGACATCTTTATgccacgcacgcacccacactcacacacactctctcactctctctctttctctctctctctcacatccctTCATAAAGGTTGTTGTGTATCAATAGACTGAACAGTTAATTCAGTTAAATGAAAAAGAGTAAAGTAATGACAAAAGCAGATTAAATAAAAACGTGAATGAAATATAAGCAGACTGATAAAGGTAATAAAATTATGTATGTTTTGACGATTTACATGAGAAGGCATCGATTGTATATAGTTtacatttaagcaataaggcccgtggacgtgtggtatatggctaataaACCACGGCTAATGGCAGTTCTTAAGCACGACACAACGCGGAgtacctggacacagcccttagccgtggtatattggccatatatcacaaacccccgaggtgccttattgctcttataaactggttaccaacgtaattagagcagtaaaaatacatgtttttgtcatacccatggtatacggtctgatataccatcgctgtcagccaatcagctttcagggctcgaaccacccagtttataatatagtgtatagtgtatattaatATACGTTACCGTTACACTTGTTTACAATGGATTTGTTATTTTGGACGTTTTTTTCCTGGGTAAGCCCTATTGTAGGTTACTGTTAATTAGTATTTGAAACAATTTTACAATTGTTTGTATGATCTTACATGGCTTAGCGCTGTCAGGATGTCTCCCTCAGGGTGTCTGGTTAACAGGGGTGATGACCAATGGGACTGGGTTCGTGCCATCATAATCAtcacaacaccagcaatctcggacaaagtgttcactctggtctttctgaagcgcTGCTTGATGAGGCTGAAGCACCAGTCGAGGGAaaacttggtgtggcctgtgatcaggaagtgaatgtccagactgtggtggagcttgtgcatGGTCCAACAGGCACAATACCTGCAAACAACAAAATTAAAATGAattatatatagagtatatatatattttttgtgtactgtatatctatctatctatctatctatctatctatctatcttcacactgaccatgtgcaatgccataaGAATCATCAgatatttctccctctctgtcacggacgCCATGGTTtctcttagtttgaagatgtaatccggagacaggtgtttcatACAACAGCcatctgtgttctcttttcgactcccttTGCATTTGCAATCAAACGGCAGAATTGTGTTCATATCCTTATCATACTCTGCTTCTACCagacattccactgatttcaaaactcagtcaacttcttccgtgacaacaacactgttgatcACCGTTTCTTCTCCCTCACTATCATCAGAAGACTCTACAATGTCTTCTTCAATGAAAATGCTTTTACTtaaatcagggatttcctcatcgtctgattcattttcagagaGAGATGGTACGATCGTCCTCCTGAAAGTAGTCTGAcacaactttttcccactgacCTTTGTCGATATCGCCTGATAAATCCATGGCAGCAATGTTATTTAGAGCATTAGCAACACATTTGCAGTTCTCCGTGGCTAACGTTATGTCTTTCGAAAAACCTGCAGTagaaaggattatctacacataacGAGAAGGTCATTTTATAGACAGAagatgctacatggcagaccaatccgaaacTCATCTGTCGACATGTCCAGCccattcattatctcagccaatcatggctagcgggaaggttcctgtctttttctgtggTTAAACCCACTAGGCTCGTAGTTTAACaactttatttgtatttacagatggcatacaagtttgttattaaggcaaatAAAGTTcaaatgttccagaaggcatttctgccaataAATGCATTTTGATAGAAAATAGAAATAAACGTTCATATAtctctcctgtgaagttgtgacttgcgacatacgcctagtttgcTGAAATGAGTCACATATCTGCAACACAATAACAGACAAACTATAGAAGGACTTTGTGGTCCTAACTTGATCACATCGCCCTTTCAGTAATTCTACGGATCACTTGGCTACATGATTGAAAAGAACCTGGTTATTTCAAGACAGGATTTAGCCTTTGCTATATTTAAAGTAGTCACTATGATACATTTACTCAGATTGTATGCtttcttcctctcgctctctctctctttttctctgctctgtctctgtctctatctatctgtcccgctctctctcaattcaattatatttcaattcaaggggctttattggcatgggaaacatatgttaacattgccaaagcaagtgaagtagataatatacaaaagtcaaataaacaataaaaatgaacagtaaagaTTACActtacagaagttccaaaagaataaagacattacaaatgtcgtaTTATGTAtaaatacagtgttgtaacgatatgTAAATGATTAAAGTACAAAAGGCTAAATAAATAGACataatctctcttcctctccttaccTGAGTTTGCAGTCCGGCTTCTCTTGTTTGCCTTCACTTCATCAAAGTGACGTCTCTCAGCTCCTCCCTTCCTGCTGGGaaagaaatatttttaaaaaacatgTTTACACTGCAGCCCTCAAGGATTGGTGTTTTGCACCAAGACAGCACTTCTCTTTGCTTCATCTGTGGGTATTTCTGTAATACCTTGGTGTTTGTTTTCTTACCCGATTGCTTTGCATCATCCCATCGAAATAATGGCAGAAAGATAAATATTGTCATTCTATAAAACAGTTGGTTTTCAGACTCATTTTGGCTGAGTCAAATCTTCTTTTGATCTTTCGCTGTTCTAGTCAGTGATAGATGCTGTGTCATTATTGGATGCTTTGGTTCCTCTGGCCTGTTTTCACTAGGAAGGCGATTCCCGCACGACACCGCACTGTGATTGTATCTGCCTGATCCATGGCCTTCATTAGGCTTCATGATGTAATCCAGCGACTAATAATTCACAATCATTGACTAGTTAGGAGAGCTTGGCTTGGACGGCACGATGCAAAAAACTCATTTTTATTAatctgtattagagagggagaaaaagggaaaaggagagagagagtgatacagaGACGGAAAGAGATTGGGCCGGCCACATCCATCAATACCCACTAAATCTCTCCTTGTTGAAGGCACAAGTGGAAGAAAACACCAGGCATATTCATTGTCTTATACCTTCCTACCCAGATGCCAGGCAATGCCAGGCTCCTGATAAAGCCTATGCGTTAGGTCTCCGTATCTCAGCCCTGCAGAGTGGGATGGATTGGAGCTGTCGTAGCTCATGTATGATCATATGTCCTGTTCTTTAATGGCAGGTAAACGCCCAGACCATTTAGGACTACCAGATGAATGGTTTATACCTGGAGAGCTGCACAATAGGATTCTCAGTGGACTGTCTTTAGTTTTGAAGGTCTGAAGGACAAACCCCAAGCTGTGGTGCTTAGTAGAAATATGATATTTAATT
Above is a genomic segment from Salvelinus fontinalis isolate EN_2023a chromosome 25, ASM2944872v1, whole genome shotgun sequence containing:
- the LOC129822942 gene encoding E3 ubiquitin-protein ligase TRIM39-like: MASSNSLLPEEQFQCSICLEVLTDPITTPCGHNFCQACISGYWKSTEQCQCPMCKETFDKRPKLKINTTLREVVNHFKRIQVRDRDESPAAPGEVACDVCTVTKLKALKSCMECLTSFCETHLQPHQIAPALKRHKLIHPVENLEDRMCKKHNKPLELFCRTDQMCVCQFCTVTDHKGHHTVPLRKEFGEKKAELGRTKNQVQQMIQKCLQKVKEIKHSAELSNRDAEREREESEQVFTTLVRSMQRSQAEVSKMIGEKQKATMRQAEGLIKELEQEITELQRRCSELEQLSHSKDHLHLLQSSPSLCPPTSKDWSDVSITQSKWNVQKDISQLDKKVRRALSELEEKLNNVLEKSKGDELKRMQQYAVDVTMDPDTAHPLIIVSDNGKLVRTGHFEQNHFYNVKRFRGRVAVLAKEGFTSGRFYYEVQVKGKTGWNVGVAKESVNRKTGGLYPEQGFWTVWLSFQVDYEACTDPHTSLSLKSKPEKLGVFVDYEEGQVSFYDVDTRSHIFSFTGCTFTEKLYPYLNPFDDYDGSNSAPMIITPVNQTH